Within the Meriones unguiculatus strain TT.TT164.6M chromosome 2, Bangor_MerUng_6.1, whole genome shotgun sequence genome, the region ACTCATGGATCCACTGAGTATATTGGCAGCACAAATGAACTCAGTGTCTCATAAGGAAGGGGTTAGGGGGGCTGTAGATCTGGGAAGACTTAAGAGGAAGAGTGGGAAattgaatatgattaaaatacattgtaggcatgtatgaaattctcacaaaattaacaaaatcttattttaaaagacaCGGCTTTATTAATAGTTCAGTTGCAATTCTTCAAGCAGGTGTTGGATTGTATCTTCCTTGTACCTAGTTGGTATCATGGGGAATAATTTTTCCTTTAGGAAACAATGGGATATGTAGGTAGAAAAACAATGCTGGTGGGTGAAACCAAtgtaaagggggaaaaaaaaactcaccCATGAAAACAGAAGCTTATCTGAAGTTGGAAATCCTTATAGTTCCTTCTGGCATCATAGGGCAGGTTTGTGCATGCTTTTTATAGTCCAGAGTTACACAATCTTTCTTTCTAGCTTGAGCCCACAGTTTAAAACTATCCCTGTCCCCTTTTTATTTTCCCCAAGAGCTCTtatctctttatatatttatacttgccttttatttttgttattaatgtCTGAAGTGTCCACCAGAATATAAGCACCTTAAAGGCGAgatattttgtctctgtgtttattACTTCTCTGAGGCCCCAGAGTGTCCTGGTACAGTACAGATGTGTAGTAAGTGTCTGCTGAATATATGTAATATCAATCCTGAATGAAAGTGATATTTAAAAGTAAGGATCAAGCCAGACATTGTGGTGCAGATctataatcctagcccttggTATAGCCTTGGGCAGGAgtattatgagttcaaggccagcctaagttaTATAGAAATATATGGTGCCCTTCCTTTCCTCCCGCACCCTTCCCTAAGAATGAAGAGACATGACCAACTTACCCTACATGTGTTTAATGTATGGACAAATGATTTAATATTAAAATCATTCTTTATCACAGATGGGGAGACTGCTCAGTTTGTAAAAGAGCAGccatgagaacctgagttaaATATGCAGAATTCAAGCTCCCCCCCTCCCAAAAAATaggggtggtggtgatggtgcatgcttttaatcatAGCATTGGGAGgttagagacaggtggattccctGGTGTTCACTGGCCGGCCGGCCTAGTCTATATGGCAAGTTCCATGCAAGTGAATGATGCTGtctcaaggtgtgtgtgtgtgtgggggggtttcCCCTGTAGAATGACATCCTAGGTTGTCCCCTGACAACCTAGGTTGTACCTTTAtgtgtacagacacacagacagacacacaataTTTTTCCAATGGAAGTCTTCTAACTGGACAAAATATGACACTAAATATGGCAGTTAAAGATTGCATGGAAGGAAGGGCACtagatgggagaggaggtggggacaggaacaggagggatcaggtaggaagaggatgaagggagatagtactgggagagacaattAGAACGGAGTGGGACATCTCCATGATGAGCTAGAAACCTAGAGCAATGGAATCTATGAGGATGACCCTAGCTAAGGCTCCTAGAATGGGActatggagcctgaactggccatcatcTCCTATAACCAAGAGAAGACTTCCATAGGGTACCATCTCAACCAAAAATCCTTCTACTAataatttgtcctgcctgttcaggagtaaagatggagcagaaatgtCCATCCATCCATGGAGTGAAAAGCCTACCAATGATTAGTCCAGCTTGAGACTTTTGCCATGAGAGAGAGCTAACCCCTGATAccattaataatattctgctatgctttcagacaggaagCTAGcaaaactgtcatcagagaggcttcacctcTGACTGAaacagatggaaacaaatgcagagacccacagccaaacaaatccTGTAGGAGAGCAGGAGCAAGGAGTCAAGGAGCCAGAGATGTCAAGGGCACCACAAGGAAACCCACAGATTCAACCAACCTGGGTCCATAGGCACTCAGAGACTGCAcaaccaaccagagagcatgcatgggacagaccaGGCTCTCTGCATATATGTGACAACAAAGTTATGTAGCAGGATCTTCAAGcaggactcctaacagtgggagctatctctgactcttttgtctgactttggatccctttctcctcacTGGGATGCCTAGTCTAGCCTCAGTAGGAGAAGATGAGCCTAGTCCCCCTGCAAGTTGATGTGCCAAGACtgtttgatatccatgggaggcctccccttttcttagGCGAAAAGGAGGAGGTGTTGatagggggaaggggaggggaggagggagaggaagctgaaattgggatgtaaagtaattaaataaataacaacaacgataatgatgatggtggtggtgttgatgatgatgatgatgataggtAGAATCTACTTCCATCAGCTTGGCACACTCTTAAAAATATGCACATGAAAGGACAAGGCTGTGTAATCGAAAAAGAAACTCACGGAGTCTTCCCAAAGCAGGAAGACTTTAATCCATACAGCTTAGGGCACAGTTTGGCTCAGTGCGCTCATAAGTGTCCTGGCAACCCATGCTGCTGCTTTCTTCCCCACAGGATTCCAAGACACACTAACTTTATACTCAGTCTCGACAAAgcattgccccccccccccggccccaTCCCATGGTCCTTAGCACAGACAGGCTCAGGAAGCTGTGGGAACTCAAAACACAAGAGACAAATAGAGGAATGAATTAATTATTTAGGAGCCTGTGCACTGGGGATTGGCAGAGTTACAGTCGACGCTTTCTAGCAAGAACCTATCAGTGTGCTGTGAGGACTGCAGTAGCTGCTTCCCAGCTCTTCCAGGCCTCTGGCTTTCAGTTCTGGTCTAGGGTACTTGCTTTAAGCTGAGTTAGAAATCCACTTTCTGCTGAGATCCAGGTACCTTCCTCTGTAAGCCAGGGTGGGACATAGTAAATTTAAATTATCCTTAATAGCTGATAAAGACTAGATTTACCTGAAAGCAAGAAGGATAACTAGTCTCACCAGGTCCTGGGTTAATATAATGGATGGTGAGTCCAAATAAATTCTGTATTGGAAGTAAATCCCCTATGAGGAGGATTTAATGGCATCTGATTTATTTCTGAATAGAAGAAAAGCTCGGGCAGGAATGCAAACTTACGTAAGGCGTACAGCTGGGCAACTCCTGTGCCACCCTTAATTATTTCATACATTTCCATATGGCCACTGggcaaaaaccaaaagaaaaaaacaaaaaaccttcataCTGGTTTAGTGACACATAGGAAATTATGAACTCAAAAGTTTTAAATTCATTTGTTCCTTCAATGCTTcgtgtcattttttttctggtcctggggcttgaacccagggttGTGTACCCAGTAGACAAATGTTCTAAGATTGAGCCACTCCTTTAGtcctttgtatctttttttttaagatttatttatttttatgtgatgtgtgttttgtctgcatgcatctatgtgcatcacatgtgtgtctggtgtctacagaggccaaaacagggcatctgattccctggaactggagttacagacagttctgagtcCCCGGGTGGGAGCTGCGActgaaacctgggtcctctggaaaagcagccagtgctcttgagtgccaagccatcttttcagcctcttcttcctcctcctcctgcttccttttgAGTCAGAGTGTCTCTgaatagtcctggctgtcctggaactcagcgatccacctgcctctgcttcctaaatgctgggatcgaaggtgtgcaccaccagttTGCCCTTTGTGTTTTAAGATAGTGtcttgctaattttttttctggtggatCTCCGAACTTGCAGTTCTTTTTCATCAGCTTCCCACACGCTGGGGTTACCGGTGAGAGCCACAAGGCCTGCTTGCTTTGGGTAGGCTCTTAATAATACGCCTCACTGAGCTGTAATTCATATATCATACAATTAACCTAGTTTAAATATATGGTTCTATGCTCTTCAGTAGTGCAATATCCATATCTACAAACCATTCCCATGGTCTAAAATTTTACTGTCTCCCAAAGACACTCTGTATCCCTAACAGTCACTTTCCATCTCTCCCCACCTCATCTCCCACATCAGCCCTCAGCAGCAGCTGATCTGATTTATGTCTCTATAGATTTGCTGGTCTGAGGTGTGTTATGTAAAGGGGATCACACAATGTGTGCTCTTGTTTCATTTAACATCGTCTTTTCAGTGTTCAGAAGCATGTTGAATAATATCCCCTGTTCTGCCCCAGACTTTACTCACTCACCATTCAACAGACACTAGCCTTGTTTCTGGAGGCTTTGCTTGTTTTTCCCCGTTACTCGTGCTACTGTGATGAAGATTTGAGTACCGGTTCTTTTGTGGACATAAACTTTCAGTTCTCCAGAATATATGTCTAAGAGtgtaattgttttatttggtAACTCTAGGTATAACTTTCTGAGGAATTAGCAAACTATTTTTTCACTACATCATTTTTTTACATTCTAATTGGTACTGCATGAGAGATGTAActatccctcttccttctcactcCACTCGTggggctaggaatcaaacccagggtcttTAGTAAACCTAGGCAAGTATTTTGTCATTGAGTTGTGCTCTCAGCCCCAGCTATCCTGCATTGTCCTCTAACCCCCAAGTTATTTATTTGAACATGGCCTGGGCTGGAATGTCAATATGGATCATTTTGTTTACAGCCGTTGTGGTTGGTGTGAAGTGATATTTCATCATAATGTCGATTTTCCTAATAAGTAAAGACAAACACCTTTCTTACGCACATCATTTTTTGGAGAAATGTCTACTCAAACCTTTGCCCTCTTTAAAATGgagctgtttgtctttctgtgattGAGGCTTTCATCTTTggccatgcatgcatgcatgggtaCACATGTATTGGCTAGAGGAAGAATGACTTCTCTCTTAGTTCATCTCCAAAGAAAGCTTTTGTAACACAGAGCtgagagagatgaggaaggtggTGGCTGGTTCTCCTTCGAATAGGCTGTAGCTATGGGCTGGATCCTAGGCTGAGAGGGAACTCTGTGTATTACCTGCTGTGAAGCACCAGCCAGCCAGAGTGGACCACCACCAGCAGGAGGAGGGCGGGGGAGGTGAACTGTGTTCTTACTGTGTTGCGGATTATTCTGCAGGAACACCTCTTCGTTGGCTGTGTTCCCTGGGTTAATATCCGTATTGTTCTGGAAGGGGTGTGTTCACAGACATAATTCTAGAAGCTGAGTCTTATTTGGATGACTggctcatgtgtgtttgtgtgtggggttgTGTATGTGTCCATAACTGTGCAGGGGCGTGCAAGGCAGAAGTCCATATTTGGTGTCTTCTTCTATGGTTctgtattttactttttgagaatgGTCTCTCATTGAGCCAGGAGCTTGAACATTTGGCTAGAATGGCTAGCAGGAGAATAGTCCAGgattcttctgtctctacctcctaatTCTGGGATTTCAGGCACGTTCTGCTGTGCGTTTTTAGGTAGGTGCTAGGAATTTAAATTTggcctcctcccccccccccccccgcttgcaTGTACTTTATTCTTTGAACCATCCTTTCAGCCCCAAACCCTATTTGGATAACTTCAGATGAAAACTCTGCTTCTTGTGCATTTAGCTGCAAAAGTTTACACTGTCTTTGTTAGATAAAATTGTTTGTTCACAGACTTATAaaggataatttttattttaacttatacACAGTAGGGATTTGAAGACTGGTTGAATTTCTGCTTGATACATAGTAAAATTCTAAATATCTGGGCATTTTCCTTAACTAGTCACTTTTAATTTGTTACATTTAAATGGTTGTTAGAAAGGTTTGAAAATAAGGTTGTCTGTCTAACACAAAAGTTTGCTGTTCCAAGTCggcatttctcaacctgtgggccgcaGCCCCTTTgcgaaatccagaagggcctcaTTCGcattatgatccataacagtagcaacattgcagttatgaaatagcaacaaaaataattttatggttgagggtcaccacaacacgaggaactgtattaaagggctgcagcttCAGAAAGGTCGAGAACCAGTGGCCCAAGTAATCCATGTACAAAGTCATCACAATGAAAAATCATGAAAACGATGGCTACAGCAAGAAGCACAGGAATAAATCAGATGTGAAAATCAAGTGATTAAGCTTTTTCCAGTTTTCTGTACATACCATTTTAAAAGTTCTCCAGCAAAAATGGCCCCTTATCTTCATATCTTTTGATTCAGAATAACTACCACTGCCATAAAGCCTTTTACAAAAGCGAACATCCCAATTCCAGGAAGCATTTATTTGGACTTTGGGGGCTCAAGTTTAGATTTAACAATTCCTCAAATTCTGTATTGGAGCATGGGCTGGGCTGCTGTGTAGGCTGACAACTAGTTGAATGCCCTTCCAGCTGAAACAAGTCAGGACTAACGCTTGGATCTAGACACTCCCCATCTATTCTCCGCTGCTCCCCatggacactcacacacattcctCCACGGGCTGACGATTTTGACTGCCATGACAATCGCCTAAGCATCCTTGAGAAAACACTGAAACAAGAGAAGTACTGAAACACATTCTTTGCTGGACCTGTCTTACCTGCCGACTCAGTGCGCCACTACCTCACCGACAGGCAAAAAAAGTAGAGGAGCAGGGAACTAGATAAATATTCCCCCTtagagaagggagggaagcacATTCCAAAGTATTTCCCTGGGTATTAACAAGCTAcacaaagataataaaaataatttaaaataattttcttctggCTGGAAAAGTTCCAATAATAAAGCTTGGCTTCTGTAGAGTGAAACATCTTAGTTTCCAAAATAGTAAATGACAAGAGGACCCATTCAGTTCTTAAAGTTGTAATGTGGTTAAATAATAAGCAGATACATTGCATTAAAGTTCAGTCTAGGCCCCCCACGAAGGCAGAAACTGTGTTATGAAAGCTTCTTTGGATTGGACGTATAGGTATTTTGGAAGATGCTTACCTCCTGCCTTTGAGTGAGCTTGGATGCTCTGGCTTCTCCTCAGCAGCTGTTAGCTTGCCACTGCGTTGGGCGCAGCCTAGGCTCCCAGAGTTAGGTGTTCGGGCCCCGCCCTCTGCACTACTGCTAAAACTCCAGTTCTGCCAAACTGATTCCGGTGATTAATAATTGACAAAAGGAAAACACTCTTACGCAAACTTGTGTCCAACCGCAGGTCTTGCAACGACTCCTTCCAGAAGAGAATGCGGGCTGCaccactcccctcccccttcgCTCTAAGGTCCTAACTTCCAATGCGCTGACAGTCAGTCCTGGGAGATGGGGCTGTCCTCCGAGAAATGCTGCCCAGTGActtctacatttttaaaattcgCTTTTCTGTAGCTCGTTCGCACTTCTCCGGAGATTTGTCTCTCTGGAGGGGGCGCTTTCCCCGACACTGGGGAGAGGGGCTGAGCAGGGGCTCCGAGAGGTTCCGAGGAGACCGAGGTGGCGCTGTCACCTCCGATTGCTGCAGTAAAACCCGGAGTCTAGGCAGAGATGGGGGGGGATGGGTGTCACCCTCCCCCTCTCTTCGGCGGGGAGCTTCGATTCTACCAAGGGGGCACGTATTTCGGTGGTGTTGCAGACGATAACAGGGCGTGGGTGGGAAGAGATAGAGAGGGGAAGGcaagggggaaggagaaagaggaggaggaggaagaggaggaggaggaggcagcgaCCGCAGATAAACAGGAGGGGCAAAGGTGAGCACTCTAGGGCTTTAACCAATGCTCAGGGGAAGCCTGTTAGCATCCATCAGCCTGCAGACTTGATGAGGGTGAAGGGGCCCGGGTGTACGCTGAACAAGGCTGCAGTCTGAAACTCAGCGTCCGGCTGCAAAGTGAGCCCCCGGGTCGCGCCCGGGTAGTGGTCCTCCCCCCGACCGTTTGTCAAAAGGCGAAAGAAGAAGATAAACCACTTAAGCACTGGCCGCTAATTGTGGTGCCCTGGAACCTGGAAAACTACCCTCCCCTTCCCAAACGGTCACCTTCTCCGGAGTAGCAGGGAGGTTAAGGTTGAAAAGCTACCCCCACCCTTCCCTAGGGCAAAGAGGTAGGAGAATCGTGCCTGGGGAACTTGTGTGGGCTCACTCACAAGTGCAGGGAATTCATTTGCAGACGACTACGGCCGGAGGGCAAACTGGGAAAGGGGGTCGGCAGGCGGCTGGGTGCCGCAGAGCCGCGCAGAGCCGCTCCTGGGCAGCCTGCCCTGCGCGCAGCATCTTCGCTGGAAACCCGCAGCCAGCCAGAACGTAATCGATCTTCTTTATCCGGGGCAATGCTTGCATTTGACTTCGTGGCTGGGTGCTAAGGGCGCAGAGGGTCTGGAGGCTCCTCATCCTGCATATCCAGTCGAGACTGTTTTCTGCCCAAGATCCCGGGGCGTCCGGGGACGGAAGTCTCTCGATTGATGAACCTTTGGGCAGCGTCTGCCATTCAGCTTCCACTCCAGGAGGGGGAGGCATCCTAGGCTGCACTGAGCTGATTGTGCTGAAGCGCGAATTTGAGCTACTGgtagctttctgttctttctcacgACACACTTTGAGCAGGATGGGAGCTCCGGCGCTACGCAGAGGGAGCCTCACGCTATTGGGCGGCGGTGTCTCCATGCAGGAGGCAGGGTATCCCCCAAATCTGAGGGTGGTTGGGGGCTGGGAACGAGCCAGCAGAACACATGCCCGTGCTCGCTGTTGCTCTCCACGGTCTTTCATTTCAGCTCGTGTATATAGTTCTTCTGTCTCTTAATCACGTCGTTTCTTTTCTCTTGGCTTCTCCTGAGACACCTTCCAATGTTTTCCGGGCGGACACGATCACTTTAGAGGCGCAAGAGAAGCTCTGAGAAATGACTGTTTGAGGGATTACCAATATTCTTCCTATTCGTTTCTCCCACTAGATTGTGACATCGCCTCCCACGGCACTGTGCATAGGTGGAAAAAGAGATGTAGATCTTCCTGCCAAAAGCTCGTGAAATGGGTACCTTTTGCAACCACTTTCCATGGAGGTGGGAGGAAATTCACACCGCTGGCAGGAGAGTCCAGACCACTATGTATGATACTTTAAAAGCGGGCACACAGGCGCGCCGTCATGGTTGTCTGGACATCTcccaagaagagaaaatattgTCTATGTGTGCCATAGGAACACAGCCCTGAGTCACAGGATAAAGGTCGTCACAGCTTAAAGGCAGAAGTCATTCAAGCTATATCACACTTTGAAATAGAATAAGTATAAAATTAGCAAAATAGAATTTATATTTGGAAATCTAAAGCTGTTTTAAAGCTGGATTACACTGTCTGGAGCAGTAGTGCATTCCTGTAAGTCCAGCatgcagaggtagaggcagaacaGTTAGGAGTTCACCATCATCTTCAGGTACgtggtgagttcaaggtcagcctcggcTACATGAGACACAGTTCCCCAAGCCCCAatcaaacaaataataatgataaactAAATCTAGatcaaatacaaatgaaaaaaaatcacaaacttttaaaatatgattttactTGTACAAATTGAAATGGTACAGGATGGTAATATTTGATACACATGTGCAGTTTGTAAAGATCAAATCAGGACAGTTAATACTTCCATCTCCTTAACTTAAAGATCTTTTACTAATATGAAATAATTGTAAATATTTGTGGGGTACAGTGTGTTAAGAAATAGTAAGCCTTGGGACAGAAGAAAGGGTCCCATCTGATAGGTACGTGCTGTGCTAGATGATACTTAAAATTGACCACCACAGGCACCAACCCTAAGGAGTCAGCTAAGTGCAGACATAAAGTGTGTGTTTCCTGAAGCTTCCAGACCTGACTGTGGTGCTGTGGTGAGAACAGCAAGGATTTCTTTGAAACAAGCCAGCTATGGGTTCAAGTACCCATCTTTCTAGGAACCAGATCTGTGGTCTGAACAAACCATCCCAGCATCTCTGCCAGCTTCCCAGTTACTCAGTTATGAAGCAGGAGTGATGCTGGCCTCACAGGGCTTTTCTGAGGATGAAATCAAACACCTTTAAAAAGGCTGCGCACACCTGATATTGCCTCCAGTCCGTGATTCCAGTTTCTCAGATACGCATATGCTTAGGCTGAGAGGCCTTTTAGCAGAGAAAAACCCCCAACCCTAAATCTTCTAGAGCCTAGTGTTAGAATAAAGATCACCTTGATAATAAGAGGCAGAAGTTTgttctgaaaattaaaaagaaataattccaTCAATAGGCCAATGTGGATATCCTTATCAGTCATTAGCAAATGAATCATTTGAAAAGAGATTTTCATTGAAAATCTCATGAAATCATTGAAAAGAGATcctctgtcttagtttgggtttttacTACTGTGTAGAGACAAAACGACCACggcaacattttaaaattttttatttatttttgcctcatacaatacattctgacAATATATCCCGACCACAGCCTCCCCTCTTTTCACGCCTCCCAGCACCCCCGACTCCAgacctcctctctcctccagatACACTCCTGTTTTCCTTCAGATAAGATCAGACCTCCCAGTGATATAagccaaacatggcataacaagatacaataaaatTAAGCACAAACCTCTCATAACAAGGCTGGATGAGGTAACCTAATAAGAGGAAAAGGGTCTCAAGAGTATaaaaagtcagagacaccccaactcccactgttaggagtctcagaaAAACTTCAAGCTAAACAAccacacatatatgcagaggacctagcaaaGACCTGTGCAGGCTCCGTGATTGTTGGTTCCCTTTCTCTGAGCCAgtatgagccctgcttagctaATTCtctgggccatgttctcctggtgacCTTTACCCTCTGGTCTCCCCTTCCTTCCATGGGGTTTCCTTGAGCACCTAATGTTtgggtgtgggtctctgcatctgttcccagaAGCTGCTGGAGGAAACCTCTTTTGGTTAGTCCTGTTTGGTTCTGCCCCAAGTATCTGACCTATCCAGCTTCTGATTTCTGgacatccaggcagtgtcaggcatgggctccctctcatggtgtgggcctcaaatTAGATCAGTCGTTGGTTGCCCGCTCTCGCAAGCTCTGAGCTACCATCACCCAAGCACATCTTTCAGGCAGGACAAGTGTGGGTTGAAGGCTTTGTGGTTGGGTGggtgtcccagtcccaccactggGAGCCTTGCCTTGTTATAGAAGGTGGCCAATTCAAATTCCATATCTGCTGTTGCTATGAGACCTCCCTAGGTTCACCCTCATAGGATCCAGGAAGTTTCCACCCGTGCTTGGTTTCATATCGCCTCCTAAATGCCTCTATATTCCAGTTGTCACTCCCTGtattctcttcctgtctttcttcacTCCCCAGCCTGATCCCTTCCATTCCCATGCCCACCTGCTCCTGCTCACCCACAAAATCTATTCTACTGACCCTTCCTATGTGTCCCCAACACAGCCCTTCTCATTACTTAGCCTCCCTGGGCCTATGGATTGTAGTGTGAGGATCTTTATTTtactgctaatatccacttatgagtacatatcatttttggctttttgggtctgggttgccttgctcaggattatttttccagttccatccatatggctgcaaacttcatgatgtcACAGCTGAGTAAATATACCATTtttttacataaataaaaaatgtgtaaatataccacattttctttatctattcttcagtttaggggcatctaagttgtttccagctccaggctattatgaataaagactTCACAAACAGTTGAGCAAGcatccttgtggtaggatggaccatcttctgggtatatgcccaagagtagtatagctgggtcttgaggtgttgtctccctgatttctttctgtttgtcatttgtatctGAGGGctactattttgtttttgttttttgttttttagttaatcttgtatccagatactttgcagaaggtgtttatcagctgtaggaggtcCCCGCTAAAATTTTTGTGACTGCATATGAATCCTATCCTagcatctgtgaatagagatactctgacttcttcctttccaatttgtattgccttggtctcctttagttgtcttattgctttagctagaacCTCAATTCAgaactatattgaatagatacaaAGAGAGTAGACAgctttgtcttgtttctgattttagtgattttgtttttgagtttcttttaatttgatgttagctatcagcttgctgtaaattgactttattatgtttaggtatgtgccttgtatccctgatctcgccaagacttttattatgaaggagtattgaattttgtcaaaggctttttcagtttgtttatatggtggattacattgacagattttcatttgttgaaccacccctgtatctctggaatgaagcctgcttgatcatggtggatgatgttttcgatgtgttcttggatttggtttgtgagtatttttgcatcagtgttcatgagggCAAtttgtctgtaattctcttttttttgtggAATCTTTGTGTGGCTTTGGTGGTAGGATagctgtggcctcataaaataattatggcagtgttccttctttttctactttgtggaCTAATTGGAGGactattggtgttagctcttctttgaaagtcaggtagaattctgtgttaaaaCTGTCTGGTTCtgggctgttgttgttgttgggagaattttaatgactgcctctATTCCCTAAGGaattataggtctatttaagttGTGTatatgatcttgatttaacttgcTAAGTagtatctattaagaaaattatcctttttttatttttccacttttcTGGAATATAGGTTTTAAAAATTGGACCTAATAGGTTTCTCTGCTGATGAAACAAACCAATTCAAgctgaattaaaagaaaaaaagggcagAATTACTGGGGGCAGCTCTTGGGTAAGTTCACCAGACCCAAGAAATGGGACCAGGGAAAACCCCATGCAGACAGGGAGAGGGGTTGAGGAGAGAAAGCGAGAGCAAAATTCATGGACTGTATAGGGAAGAGCCTCTTGGAGAGGGGAAGCCCATTCCCTGGGCTTGAATGTTCAGGACAGAGATCTGGGTATGCCAGTCACATTTTGTAACAGGTAGGAATGGAGGATTCTGGGAGAACTGGAAGGCCAGGTCAGCtttaatatgttaaataggcacctcagttgCTTGTTCAGGGTCTGACTCCCAACACTATTGATTCTTagaattttgtgtgtgtctgttgttatgtcccccttttcgtttctcagattttgttaatttgcgtagtctctttttgtcttttagttagtttggatcaGGGTTTgcctattttgttaatttttctaagagaaccaactctttgtttcatcgattctttgttctctttctttttttattgatttcaccCCTCAGCTTGATTCTTTCCTGCTGTCTGCTCCTCTGGGGTGTGCTTGCTTCTTTCTGTTCttgagctttcaggtgtgctcaCGGCAACTCTttagaggaaaacatttaattagtcATTATCATGATGGTGGGGAACAGCTTGTAGGCAGAGGTGGTACTGCGAAGGTAGCTGAGATTCCTACATCCAGATCTGCAGCCCACATTCACAGACACCGAGTAATTATGTGCCTCTGTTGCAACCAACTGGCTTCTGTCTTTCATTTATGTTGTTGTTCTGAGTAGTCCCTAGTGTTTTATAATTTCTCCATGTGACCACACCTAATTGAAACTTTTTGTAGTGTG harbors:
- the Sptssb gene encoding serine palmitoyltransferase small subunit B isoform X1 codes for the protein MKDRGEQQRARACVLLARSQPPTTLRFGGYPASCMETPPPNSVRLPLRSAGAPILLKVCREKEQKATSSSNSRFSTISSVQPRMPPPPGVEAEWQTLPKGSSIERLPSPDAPGSWAENSLDWICRMRSLQTLCALSTQPRSQMQALPRIKKIDYVLAGCGFPAKMLRAGQAAQERLCAALRHPAACRPPFPVCPPAVVVCK